One genomic region from Anopheles bellator chromosome 2, idAnoBellAS_SP24_06.2, whole genome shotgun sequence encodes:
- the LOC131209082 gene encoding dynein light chain Tctex-type — MEDNKDEHQFVVDDVSKIIKEAIETTIGGNAYQHDKVNNWTGSVVENCLGVLTKLQKPYKYIVTCMIMQKNGAGLHTASSCYWNNETDGSCTVRWENKTMYCIVSVFGLSI, encoded by the exons ATGGAGGATAACAAAGATGAA CACCAGTTCGTTGTGGACGACGTTAGCAAAATTATAAAGGAAGCGATCGAAACGACCATCGGAGGAAACGCGTACCAGCATGACAAAGTGAACAACTGGACCGGCTCGGTAGTAGAAAACTGCCTTGGAGTGCTTACGAAGCTGCAAAAACCCTACAAATACATCG TAACCTGCATGATAATGCAGAAAAACGGAGCCGGGCTGCATACGGCGAGTTCCTGCTATTGGAACAACGAAACGGACGGATCCTGCACGGTGCGCTGGGAGAACAAAACGATGTACTGCATCGTGTCGGTGTTTGGTCTTTCAATTTAA
- the LOC131208593 gene encoding DNA-directed RNA polymerase II subunit Rpb4 encodes MAGFNPVDMVEEDAADLQFPKEFETAETLLISEVHMLLEHRKMQNESSEEEQEFSEVFHKTYTYTNEFRKFRNKETIASVRSLLMQKKLHKFELAALGNLCPASPEEAKALIPSLEGRFEDDELQQILDDIGTKRSLQY; translated from the exons ATGGCCGGATTCAATCCAGTGGACATGGTCGAGGAAGATGCGGCCGACCTGCAGTTTCCCAAAG AGTTCGAGACTGCGGAAACACTTCTGATCAGCGAAGTTCACATGCTACTGGAGCACCGGAAGATGCAGAACGAGTCCTCGGAGGAAGAGCAAGAGTTTTCCGAAGTGTTTCACAAAACATACACGTACACAAACGAGTTCCGAAAGTTCCGCAACAAGGAAACCATCGCCAGCGTTCGCAG CTTGTTGATGCAGAAAAAGCTACACAAGTTTGAGCTCGCGGCGCTCGGAAACCTGTGTCCAGCGTCACCAGAGGAAGCGAAAGCACTGATTCCCTCCCTCGAGGGTCGCTTCGAGGACGATGAGTTGCAACAAATACTGGACGACATCGGCACAAAACGCAGTTTACAATACTAA